In Ornithorhynchus anatinus isolate Pmale09 chromosome 17, mOrnAna1.pri.v4, whole genome shotgun sequence, the following proteins share a genomic window:
- the TIE1 gene encoding tyrosine-protein kinase receptor Tie-1 → MSQGGPPFSPLLLLLLITRTGGIVDLTLVADFRIADPQLSFLSCVSGEPGAAGEGRSPLLLEKDDRIVRGPRPRVPLRLAPDGPRRLTLRGFSQPSDLMGVFSCLRETRVTYVHNSPKAYLLPDRVTHTVNVGDTATLSARIQTAKSTDVLWKSNGSYFYALDWQEAQDGRFTLQLRDVGVATGGVYTASYLGTSPLESGFFRLIVRGCAAGRWGPSCSKECPDCLHGGVCHDGVGECVCPPGFTGPRCEKACREGRFGRNCQEQCPSAPGCRGLTFCLPDPYGCSCGSGWSGPQCQDPCPRGWFGAGCFLQCRCQNGGTCDRFSGCVCPSGWHGGRCERSDRIPQIIDLAAELEFNLKAEPLVSCAATGNPPPVRGSMELRRPDGTVLSVSCQRPIMETDRTTSEFRVPPVSALDRGPWECRVSTSGGQDSRRFLVHVKVPPKPLAPPRLLARLSRQLVVAPLAQFSGDGPISTVQLLYQPQDGPGPGPWSSVTVDPRENATLANLQPQTGYRVRVRLSRPGEGGEGELGPPALMVTDCPEPTVQPWLESWHLESQDTLVVRWALPGGSGGSGGPWSPGDGFVLRLWDGERGLERRENVTSPRARSARLRDPGPGILYELDVRLFRCGSLGAPRAHRPRVLVPPNGPPPPPLLRANPVSDSSIPPHLGPPPPRPPGAVSKFIVELQAVGGGSEPLWVDLDGSQDTVVIDRLNASTQYRFRVRASGLGPGEWSNVATATTLGLGLQGSAPALESRAGTGAGAAAAPGAVGRRLVLAVVASVAVTCGSILLALLGLFCLRKAVHHRHRLRTFTCPSRSGKETMMQFSSGTLTLSRRPQRPAEPLSYPVLAWEDITFEDLIGEGNFGQVLRAMITKDGLRVNAAVKMLKEFASENDHRDFAGELEVLCKLGPHPNIVNLLGACENRGYLYIAIEYAPYGNLLDFLRKSRVLETDPAFAREHGTASTLTSQQLLQFASDVANGMQYLSEKQFIHRDLAARNVLVGENLESKIADFGLSRGEEVYVKKTMGRLPVRWMAIESLNYSVYTTKSDVWSFGVLLWEIVSLGGTPYCGMSCAELYEKLPQGYRMEQPRNCDDEVYELMNQCWRDRPYERPHFAQISLQLGRMLEARKAYVNMALFENFTYAGIDATAEEA, encoded by the exons ATGAGCCAGGGGGGACCCccattctcccccctcctcctcctcctcctcatcactcgGACAG GCGGGATCGTGGACCTGACCCTCGTGGCCGACTTCCGCATCGCTGACCCGCAGCTCTCCTTCCTGTCCTGCGTGTCCGGGGAACCGGGGGCCGCGGGCGAGGGCCGGTCCCCGCTGCTGTTGGAGAAGGATGACCGGATCGTCCGCGGCCCCCGACCACGCGTCCCCCTGCGCCTCGCCCCCGACGGCCCCCGCCGCCTCACCCTGCGGGGCTTCTCCCAGCCTTCCGACCTCATGGGCGTGTTCTCCTGCTTGCGCGAGACCCGCGTCACCTACGTGCACAACAGCCCCAAGG CCTACCTGCTCCCGGACCGTGTGACGCACACGGTGAACGTGGGAGACACGGCCACCCTCTCTGCCAGGATCCAAACGGCCAAGAGCACCGACGTGTTGTGGAAGAGCAATG gcTCGTATTTCTATGCTCTGGACTGGCAGGAGGCCCAGGACGGACGGTTCACGCTGCAGCTGCGTGACGTGGGAGTAGCCACGGGCGGCGTGTACACCGCCTCCTACTTGGGGACCAGCCCGCTGGAGAGCGGCTTTTTCCGACTCATCGTGCGGG GCTGTGCGGCGGGTCGCTGGGGTCCCAGCTGCAGCAAGGAATGTCCCGACTGTCTCCACGGGGGCGTCTGCCATGACGGCGTGGGCGAGTGCGTCTGTCCCCCCGGCTTCACCGGCCCTCGCTGCGAGAAGG CCTGCAGGGAGGGTCGTTTCGGGAGGAATTGCCAGGAGCAGTGTCCCAGCGCGCCGGGCTGCCGCGGCCTCACCTTCTGCCTCCCCGACCCCTACGGCTGCTCGTGCGGCTCCGGCTGGAGCGGGCCCCAGTGCCAGGACC CCTGCCCCCGGGGTTGGTTCGGGGCCGGCTGCTTCCTGCAGTGCCGCTGCCAAAACGGGGGCACCTGCGACCGGTTCAGCGGCTGCGTCTGCCCCTCGGGGTGGCACGGTGGACGCTGCGAGCGCTCAG ATCGGATCCCCCAGATCATAGACCTGGCCGCCGAGCTGGAGTTCAACCTGAAGGCCGAGCCTCTGGTCAGCTGCGCGGCCACCGGGAACCCCCCGCCGGTCAGGGGCAGCATGGAGCTCCGCCGGCCCGACGGCACCGTCCTCTCCGTGA GCTGCCAAAGGCCCATCATGGAGACAGACAGGACCACGTCGGAGTTCCGAGTCCCACCGGTCAGCGCCCTGGACAGAGGTCCTTGGGAATGCCGCGTGTCCACCTCCGGGGGCCAGGACAGCCGCCGCTTCCTGGTCCACGTCAAAG tccctcccaagcccctggcCCCACCCCGGCTCCTGGCCCGCCTCAGTCGCCAGCTGGTGGTGGCCCCGCTGGCTCAGTTCTCTGGAGATGGCCCCATCTCGACGGTGCAGCTTCTCTACCAGCCCCAGgatggccccggccccggcccctggtCCTCCGTCACGG TGGACCCCCGCGAAAACGCCACCCTGGCGAACCTGCAGCCGCAGACAGGCTATCGTGTCCGCGTGCGGCTGAgccggcccggggagggcggggagggggagctggggcctCCCGCCCTCATGGTCACTGACTGCCCAG agCCCACCGTGCAGCCATGGCTGGAGAGCTGGCACCTGGAGAGCCAGGACACCTTGGTGGTGCGCTGGGCCCTGCCCGGGGGCTCCGGAGGTTCCGGGGGTCCCTGGAGTCCCGGGGACGGCTTCGTGCTGCGGCTGTGGGATGGCGAACGGGGCCTGGAGCGGCGGGAGAACGTGACGTCTCCCCGAGCCCGCTCGGCCCGGCTGAGGGACCCTGGCCCCGGCATCCTCTACGAGTTGGATGTGCGGCTCTTCCGGTGCGGCAGCCTGGGGGCCCCCCGTGCCCACCGACCCCGCGTGTTGGTGCCCCCGAATG gccccccgccccccccgctgcTCCGGGCCAACCCCGTCTCGGACTCGTCCATCCCGCCTCATCTGGGaccccccccgccgcgcccccccgGGGCCGTGTCCAAGTTCATCGTGGAGCTTCAGGCGGTCGGGGGCGGCTCGGAGCCCCTCTGGGTGGACCTGGATGGGTCCCAGGACACTGTGGTCATCGACAGACTTAACGCCTCCACCCAGTATCGCTTCCGGGTGCGGGCCAGCGGGCTCGGCCCCGGGGAGTGGAGTAACGTCGCCACGGCTACCACGTTGGGGCTCG GGTTGCAGGGCTCAGCCCCCGCCTTGGAGAgccgggccgggaccggggccggggcggcagcGGCCCCCGGAGCTGTGGGCCGACGGCTGGTCCTGGCCGTGGTGGCCTCTGTGGCGGTGACCTGCGGCTCCATCCTGCTGGCCCTGCTCGGACTCTTCTGTCTCCGCAAGGCAGTCCACCACCGCCACCGGCTCCGCACCTTCACCTGCCCATCCCGATCG GGCAAGGAGACTATGATGCAGTTCAGCTCCGGGACCCTGACCCTGAGCCGGCGGCCACAGCGGCCGGCCGAGCCGCTCAGCTACCCGGTGCTGGCCTGGGAGGACATCACCTTCGAGGACCTCATCGGGGAGGGCAACTTCGGCCAGGTGCTCCGCGCCATGATCACCAAGGACGGACTCCGCGTCAACGCCGCCGTCAAGATGCTGAAAG AATTTGCTTCGGAAAATGACCACCGAGATTTTGCCGGGGAGCTGGAGGTGCTGTGCAAACTGGGGCCGCATCCCAACATCGTCAACCTCCTGGGGGCCTGTGAGAACCGCG GCTACCTGTACATCGCCATCGAGTACGCGCCCTACGGGAACCTGCTGGACTTCCTGCGCAAGAGCCGCGTACTGGAGACGGACCCGGCCTTCGCCCGGGAGCACGGCACGGCCTCCACCCTCACCTCCCAGCAGCTGCTGCAGTTTGCCAGCGACGTGGCCAACGGCATGCAGTACCTGAGCGAGAAGCAG TTCATCCACAGGGACTTGGCTGCCAGGAACGTGCTGGTCGGGGAGAACCTGGAGTCCAAGATCGCCGACTTCGGGCTGTCGCGTGGGGAGGAGGTTTACGTCAAGAAGACGATG ggGCGGCTGCCCGTGCGCTGGATGGCGATCGAGTCCCTGAATTATAGCGTCTACACCACCAAGAGCGATGT CTGGTCCTTTGGAGTTTTGCTCTGGGAGATTGTCAGCCTTG GGGGCACCCCGTACTGTGGCATGAGCTGCGCTGAGCTCTACGAGAAGCTGCCCCAGGGTTACCGCATGGAGCAGCCGCGGAACTGTGACGACGAAGT GTACGAGTTGATGAACCAGTGCTGGCGGGACCGGCCCTACGAGCGGCCCCACTTCGCCCAGATCTCCCTGCAGCTCGGCCGCATGCTGGAGGCCCGGAAG GCCTATGTGAATATGGCGCTGTTCGAGAACTTCACCTACGCCGGCATCGATGCCACCGCCGAGGAGGCGTGA
- the MPL gene encoding thrombopoietin receptor: MPVWCLCLATCCLLVPVQGLGPVTSQDAALLAAVPDSLRCFSRTFEDLTCFWDQEDEQRQQQEEEEEEEEEEPRPEESYQLLFAYPGEAPRVCPLSVQRLAGGGVRYACRLPAEDAVRLFSPLRLWVRDPDGARNHTQRVLNIEAVGLPDPPRNIVATATCRRGELRVSWEATDVGFSEFLSHQIRYGPAGLSELAHPGVQYLDLGGENCVLLGLPSGTTYQLQLRSRPDGISLSGFWGPWSPPLAVELPQDAAEIGLQCFTRDLRSVTCQWQRRENATSVAAFCQDGGEGSCARVRDPVWERCEEERPAGPGTRPLPPSRCHLQPRNDSTIAVRVEMTLSPGTIRSYLSAPFWMHQAVLTDAPRLRWMEVSSGRLRLEWAAPPSWLAKQMRYQLRYTGENLSDWKVLEPPPGALEETLELRPWSRYRLQVRARPDGPSHRGPWSAWSVETLVETSPGGVWVSMVTTLSLVLGPGSLLVLLLLLRRLHPASYRSLRQTLWPSLPDLHRVLGGFFTETQTPASLPKAPDADAVTVIEEEEPCLLEVLSEVPETSRHPPGAPGPPPPQLDYTVLQPDRGCGDPCVEAWSLPHSWPLLRGDQAWGWGGPPLEAGLRPPTATLIANHCYLPLSRWELPPDPEEPGAF; this comes from the exons ATGCCCGTCTGGTGTCTCTGTCTGGCCACCTGCTGCCTCTTGGTGCCCGTACAGGGCCTGGGGCCGGTGACCAGccaag aTGCCGCCCTGCTGGCTGCTGTGCCCGACTCACTGCGCTGCTTCTCCCGGACCTTTGAGGATCTGACCTGCTTCTGGGATCAGGAGGatgagcagcggcagcagcaggaggaggaggaagaagaagaggaggaggagccaagaCCCGAGGAGAGCTATCAGCTGCTCTTCGCCTACCCAGG GGAGGCCCCGCGGGTGTGTCCCCTGAGCGTCCAGCGGCTGGCCGGCGGCGGGGTCCGCTACGCCTGCCGGCTCCCGGCGGAGGACGCCGTGcggctcttctcccctctgcggCTCTGGGTGAGGGACCCGGACGGGGCCCGGAACCACACTCAGCGGGTGCTCAACATCGAGGCAGTCG GGCTGCCGGACCCACCCAGGAACATAGTGGCCACGGCCACCTGCCGCCGGGGAGAGCTGCGGGTCAGCTGGGAGGCCACAGATGTGGGATTCAGTGAGTTCTTGAGCCATCAGATCCGCTACGGCCCTGCGGGCCTGTCAGAGCTGGCCCACCCCGGGGTCCAG TACCTGGATCTGGGTGGAGAGAACTGCGTCCTCCTGGGGCTGCCGTCGGGAACCACCTACCAGCTCCAGCTCCGCAGCAGGCCGGACGGCATCTCGCTCAGCGGCTTCTGGGGCCCCTGGTCACCCCCGCTGGCCGTGGAGCTGCCCCAGGATGCAG CGGAGATCGGGCTGCAATGCTTCACGCGGGACTTGCGTTCCGTCACCTGCCAGTGGCAGCGGAGGGAGAACGCCACCTCCGTGGCCGCCTTCTGCCAGGACGGCGGTGAGGGCAGCTGTGCCAGGGTCAG GGACCCAGTCTGGGAGCGGTGCGAGGAGGAGAGGCCCGCGGGCCCGGGGACCCGGCCCCTGCCACCCTCCCGTTGTCACCTCCAGCCCCGCAACGACAGTACCATCGCCGTGCGCGTGGAGATGACCCTTTCCCCGGGCACCATCCGCAGCTACCTGAGTGCCCCTTTCTGGATGCACCAGGCCG TGCTCACCGACGCTCCCCGCCTGAGGTGGATGGAGGTGTCCAGCGGGAGGCTGAGGCTGGAGTGGGCGGCCCCGCCGTCCTGGCTGGCCAAGCAGATGCGCTATCAGCTCCGCTACACAGGAGAGAACCTCTCCGATTGGAAG GTGCTGGAGCCACCACCCGGGGCCCTCGAGGAGACCCTGGAGCTGCGGCCCTGGAGCCGGTATCGGCTGCAGGTGCGGGCCCGCCCCGACGGCCCTTCCCACCGTGGACCCTGGAGCGCCTGGTCTGTGGAGACGCTGGTGGAGACGTCCCCCGGGGGCG tctGGGTTTCCATGGTGACCACCCTGTCCCTGGTGCTGGGCCCCGGAAGCCTCCTGGTGCTGCTACTGCTCCTGAGGCGACTCCACCCAGCATCCTACAG GAGCCTGAGGCAGACCCTGTGGCCGTCACTCCCTGACCTGCACCGGGTCCTGGGGGGCTTCTTCACAGAGACCCAGACTCCTGCCAGCCTG cccaagGCCCCAGACGCCGATGCCGTCACCGtcatagaggaggaggagccctgcCTCCTGGAAGTCCTGTCTGAGGTCCCCGAGACCAGCCGTCACCCTCCGGGAgcccccgggcctcctcctccccagctggaCTACACGGTGCTGCAACCTGACCGTGGCTGCGGCGACCCCTGCGTGGAGGCCTGGTCCCTGCCTCACAGTTGGCCCCTTCTCCGGGGAGAtcaggcctgggggtggggcggcCCTCCCCTGGAAGCCGGGCTCCGTCCCCCTACCGCCACCCTCATCGCCAACCACTGCTACCTCCCCTTAAGCCGCTGGGAGCTGCCCCCAGACCCGGAGGAACCGGGAGCTTTCTAA